GCATGCAAGAACGTAGTTTTCCAGTATGTCTATTTTAGTATTATCAATTCCCGTCAGACCTGACTTGAGATATCTGAATACCGACTCATAGGACCAGTTTTCAGTAAATATCTCCAGCATTGAAAGAACCATTCTAACCAGCGGATGATTGGTTATTTCGGTTTTGGAATCTATAAAACATGGTATATTGTATTGTTCAAAAATAACACCTATTAGATTTTCATATCCCGTAAGATTTCTTGTGGCAACAGTTATGTCCTTGAACTGCATACCATTGTCACGGCATTGCTTGATAATATCTCTTGCACATTCCTCGATTTCAGTATAAATATTTACTGATTCAAAAAGCTCTATATCCTGTGTAGGCAGCTGATAGGCCCTGTAGGAATAAGAACAATAATTAGTTTCAAGGCTCTGAAGTTCCCTGCTGTCTTTGAACCTTGGCAGGTTTGGGGTGTTTAAACAGACAGGCGGAAGTATTTTTACACCGTAAGATTCCGCAATACTTACAAATTTTTTGCAGGATTTTTTTACTGCTGCAAAAACATCTGTTAAGTCTGCCTGTACATCATCAAAAAGAATATCAGTACACATAGTTATGTGAACATTTTCAGCCTGTTGGATGAGCTTTGATATTACCTCAACCTCCTGGGGCGTAAATCCTGCAAAACCGTCAATCCATATTTCGGATTTAGCATATATTTCAGTACCTTCTAATTTTGAAGATAATAATGTCAATTCATCGTCCGTATCCCTGTACCGATCTACCAGCATACTGTCAAATTCACTATATATAAGTTTTATTTCTTTAAGCTTGTGTGATAGGTAATTGTCGTCGGCAAGTCCTTGTAAAACTTCGTCGAAACTTTCGGCTCTTACATTATACCTTTTAAGCTCGGTTATAAGTGTTGAAAGTGTATTTACAAAGCCCTTGCAATTGGCAGACTTATGAAATATAGTAAATTGATCCTTTAGTCTTTCCAAAATGCGGTATATAATCATGTTCTTTCCAGACGGATGTATATGAGGGTAAGTAATTCCTCCAACCTCATTTAAAACCCTGTATGCCATTCTTCTAAAGCTCAGGACCTCAGTTTTTAAAATCCCCCCGGTTCCAAGAACCTTTATCAAGTCACGTTCCGCCTGCAATGTATACTGCTCCGGTACAATTAGTACAAGTTTTTTATTACTATCTTTATTTTGTTTAGTTTTTATTGAATTCAAACAATGGAAGGATTTTCCAGAACCTGCCCTTCCATAAATAAATTGAAGACCCATAGCTTCTTCCTTTTCTTATGTATTTTTAACAAGTGATTTTTATATCTTCTCCGATTTTATCGGCTCTTTTATAATAAGTCCAGTAATAAAGTAAAATAAAATACCTGTAATTATTACTGAAATGAGACTTCCTACAGCGTTAAAATTAGTAGTATAAAATACGGTATTTGTCGAAAGTACATTATCAGGATAGCTTATAATTAAAAAACATATTAGATTATTTACTGCATGTGCCCCTATAGCAGCCTCCAGCGAGTTTGTTTTTATTGTAACCATGGCAAAAATCATTCCAATGGCAAAATAATTTAATATCATGCATATGGTGCTTATAACACCTACTTTGTTTGAGGCAGTAACTTCAGGGTTCATCAAGTGCGGAAGTGTAAACATAAAACCTGATATAGCAGAAAGCAGAATACCATTTTTTATTTTAAGGCCAAAGCTTTGAATTACGTACCCCCTGAAAACCAATTCATCTGTAGCCGCCTGTAAAGGCGTCATAATAAGAATAAAGGGCAAAGCAATCCAGAATTTGGAAGCATCAAAGCTTACTGTATAAGTTTCAGGCGATAAAAAGTAATCTATTAAGGACCCGGCAGAAACAAGTCCTCCGTACACTAAAAAGCCTACCCAGAATCTACTCCACTCTATTTTTCTTTTTGTTGTAATAAGTGAAGTAAATGTCCTGTAGTGAATAAACTTTACTGCAATGACTAATCCCGCCAGCATCAGGTATATTGTAAAATTAGTAAATATGTAATTGGCAAAAGGATTTACGTATCTGTCCATAAATCCAAAAATGTCATTCGAAAATGTTAAATCATAAAAAGCATCCCTATTTTTTATTAAAGCATATACTATCGGTATTGAGCCTATGAAACTGCCGATAAAGAAATAAAAGTACAGTATAACTGAAACCGATGCTACAAATCTTGATGGTTTAGTATTACCTGTTCCACCCATATCCTGATATTTAATTGACATTTATGACCTCCAACATTTTATAGTTAAAGCTGTTATAGTTTTAATTATACTATTTTTTTATTTTCATTAAAATGCTTTAATCCGATATGTAAAAAAGCAACAGTCAAAATGGGCTGCTGCTTTTTTATGATACACCTACCTCAAAGCTACAAGTACACAAGCCATAACTGCATCAAGTTCAAGCTCATTAATTCTTTTTAACAATTTATCGTCATATGTTCCGGGCTGAAGCCAAATATTTTTTATGCCCAATTTTGCTGCTTCCTCTATTATTATCCTTCCTCTTTTTGGAGAAACAACCATGTCTATTACATAAGGTTTTTGAGGAAGTGAGGACAAATCACCGTAGCATTTGTCACCTTCTACAGTTTCGTATCCCGGGTTAACAGGATAAACCTCATATCCACTGTTTTTTAACTTTTTATATATTTTATTACCATACTTTTCGGGGTCCTGATTTGCACCTACTACAGCCCATACCTTCTTTTCAAGCATTTGTTCTTCATTCATAGGATTTATCCCTTTCTGCTTATATTCTTTAGAAAAATCTATTTATGCTTTTAGTATACCACCTGTTTCAATTATGAAACGATTTTTATGTTAAAAGTGTATTCGGGTTTGTACATGCGATTGCATTTGCCGCTTCCATCCCGCTTTTAAGAGCTCCTTGCTGCCATCTATGTATAGCCGATACATGTTCGCCTGCAAAAAATACTCTGTCTCCATATTCCGGCAAAGTCATTGTCCATGAAAATAATTTTTTCTGCTGGGGTGTAAAATAGCAAAAAGCACCTCTGAATAACGGATCATTATCCCAGACCTGTGTTTTAAAGTCTGTAACAATGTTATCCAGATATCCTTTTGCAAGTCCATGGACTTCTTCAATATTTCTTTTTATTTTGTCAAATCGACCTTCGTCCGTCATATTACCCAGCCTTACTGCATCAAGATTGAAATTATAGGAACCCACAATTACGCCGGGCTCTGCTTCTCTATTTCTTTGATTAAGTCTCTGGGGAACTTGCCCCCTGCTGGAAGTGTACCATATGGCAGTTACGGGCAAATCAGTATATGAACCGCCTCCAAATATCCCCTGTTCCTCCCAGAATCTCCTGTTACAGTTAAGGATAGTCTTTTGTGAATTACCGTAGGTTACTTCCTTTATAGCCTGCATTTTTATGTTGCTGAACATGGGTATAATCTCAAAAGTTCTTAAAATGGAAAAAGGAACTGCACATACAATATAATCAAAATTTTCGTACCCTTTTTCCATGAGCCTTTTATTATCATATGCAAGAGTTATTTTACCGTTTTCAAGGCATTTGTATATGCCTTTTACCTTTATTCCCTGCTTCCATGTAACTTTACCCAGAAGTTCAGTCGGTACTTCCGGATAGTACTCCCAAGGTGCATTACTTATAAATGATCTGTGGAATGCAAGAGGTAAATTTACCATTCCTCCTGCTATTTCATACAGAAACCAGAAGTTGACAGGAAAGTACTCCTGTACAAGATCTACATAATTGTGATACAGGAACTCTCCTCCTATTGGAAAGAGGTTTGAAAGAAGGTTTATCGCACCCTGACTAAGTTTTTTATATTCAAACATTTGACGAGTGTTCAGGCTATCCCAGAAAAGCAGCTGCCTGCTATATCGTGGTTTTACCTGAATAACTTCAATTCTGTCAGCAGGAGAAGCTTCAAGTACTGGTGCTTCTATACCGTAATATCCCAACTCCTGCCACGATGTTTTTGCTTCCCATGAGGCAAGGTCGTAGGTTGGATAAATATAATTCATAACATTTTTACCGTAAGGATCATTTCTTGCTCTTCTTTGGTCAAGATATATAAATGTTTCTGGGTCACTCTGTATAAACGGCCTTGTTTTTAGCTTAAATAAATTAATATAATGCCATACTGTCTCATGGTTAACGGGTATTCTCATAGGCCCTAATTCGCCGTAAAGTTTCTTTTCCCTATCGAAATAATATGTATAAACCCTGCCGCCTATTCGGTCCTCTGATGCCTCTAGTATTGTTATATCAAAACCCAGTTTACGTAGTTCGAAGGCAGCAGCCATTCCTGCCAAGCCTCCTCCTATAATTCCCACACTTTTTCCTTTAAACTGACCGGGCCTGGCTATTGCCGTAATATTTTCTGATGGTGAAAATGCATTCAAAATATTGCAATAATCCTCCGGATGGCAGGTTCTGAATAATGCATATTTTGCCATCGCCTGACGCTCCTCAAATGACGGATTATCTGGCTGCGGGGGGCTTGGTTCTTTTGAATAGAGTATGCTTGGACAAATCATGTTCTATCACTCTGTCTACAGTTGTTCTAATCAATTATATGAAAAGTGGCTATTTTTTGTGTTTTATTTTACTTTAATTTGGGAATTCATATATTATTACTTTTATTTTGGAGGCTTTAGTTATGAATGACGTTATTATAATAGGTGGCGGTCCTGCGGGGTATACTGCTGCTCTTTACAGTTCAAGAGCACAGCTTGACACCCTGGTAATTGAAAAAATGTTTTCGGGCGGACAAATGGCCACAACGGACGTAATGGAGAATTACCCCGGATTTGAGGAGCCTATCGGAGGCCCCGACCTTGCACTAAGGATGGAAAAGCAGGCAAGAAAATTCGGTACGGTAGTATTAAATGACGAAGTACTTGAACTTGAACTGGATTCGCCTATTAAAAAGGTTAAAACCAAAAATAATACTTTTGAAAGTAAAACTATTATTCTTAGCATGGGAGCATCGCCTAAAATGTTGGGCTTGCCAAAAGAAGAAAAATTCAGAGGTTCTGGTGTATCTTACTGTGCAGTTTGTGACGGTGCCTTTTTTCGCGGAAAAACCGTTGCTGTTGTTGGTGGCGGTGATACAGCTGCCGAGGATGCACTTTACCTTGCAAGATTTTGTCCCAAAGTTTATATAATTCACAGAAGAGATACAATGAGAGCCACAAAGATCCTTCAAAACGAGCTTTGCTGCAACAATAGAATTGAGTTTTTCTGGGACTCGGTGGTAGAAGAAATTGAAGGACAATTTGGTGTTGAAGGCTTGAAAATTAAAAACATTAAAACAGGAGAAAAAAGTTCAATCGATGTAGATGGCTTATTTGTAGCAATTGGTCTAAACCCCAATAATTCCCTTGTGAAAGATAAATTAGAACTTACCAAGGAAGGATATGTTATAACCGATGATAGAATGAGGACTAATATTCCCGGTGTATTTGCAGCCGGAGATTTACGCGAAAAATACCTGCGACAAGTTATTACAGCTGCTGCTGACGGAGCTTCCGCAGCCTATAATGCAGAGAAATATATTATTGAAAATATGAAAAACATAACATAAAATTTTTCCACGACTTTAATCATTTCTTTTGGGAACAATAATTCTGAATTCTATTAAGAGAGGATGACTAAACATGAAAGTAAAAGATATAATGACTACAAATGTAACCTATGTTGAGCCAAATGCTTCTATTCTCGATACTGCAAAGTTAATGCAGCAGCACAATGTAGGATCAATTCCTGTTTGTGACAAGGGAAGCGTTGTGGGTATGGTAACAGACAGAGACATCGTTGTCAGGAACATTGCGATAGGTAAAAATCCTCAGCAAACACCGGTAAGCGATATTATGACAACTGGTGTAACTTCTGTCAGCCCTGACATGGAAATGTCACAAGTTACTAAAATGATGGCTGACAGCCAAATAAGAAGGGTACCTGTAGTTGACCAGAACAATCTTGTAGGTATTGTTGCGCTGGGCGATGTGGCTACCGATGCAAAATTTGACACTGAGGTTGCCGACACTCTTACTGAAATATCAAGACCTTCAAAGCCACAGTAAAAAAGTTTAAACAAGGGCTGATAAAGCCCTTGTTTTTAATCTTTCTTCCCGGTGTAAATAAGAATTGCATCTCTCAGGAATTCTGCCGTACCCGGTTGTTCCTTATCGTAATATGCTCTGAATCTTTCATCGTCTACATACATTTGTGCAACCCCTGCATGAGCCTCGCTGTTATAATTCGGCCACGAATAGCTCAGCCATTGACGATGGAGGTCAGCTGCCTTCTGTGCAAGCACTCCAGCCGGATCCCCGGTTTTAAAAGCTTGTTTTAATGTTTCCTGAACAAGGGCTGTAAGCTCTTCGAGTTCCTTACACTGTTCCTGTGACATACCCTTTAATTTATTATACGATTGATTCACAGTCTCTTCTCCGTACTTTTCACGGATTTCCTCTCCATATTTCCTATCATTTTCATCAATTATCTTTTGTTTAAAACCCTCAAACTTTTCTTTATCAGTCATTTCAATTCTCCCTTCACTGGCAGCTATTGTTTTATCAATAGTCCTTATTAACTGCTCCAACTGGTTTTTCTTCTCCAGAAGCTTTCTCCGATGGTCTTTTAAAGCTGAAATACAGTCGTAAGCCGGATTATTCACAAATTCACCTATTTTATCGAGTTCAACACCCAGTTCACGATAAAATAAAATGTGCTGGAGCCTGTCAGTTTCCTTTTGACCATAAATCCGGTATCCTGATGAGTTTATTCTCGCTGGTTTGAGAATACCTATTTCATCATAATATCTGAGTGTCCTTGTACTTACACCGGCTATTTGAGCCAGCTTTTTTATCGTATATTCCATAACTTTTAAACCTCCTGACAGGATTAATATACACTTTTACGTAACGTGAATGTCAATGATTTTTTTAAAAATAATTCACAATATATTAAATAAAAACATACAATATAAACAGTATTCCCTTTTTACATATTTATGGAGGTATTAATGAGTTATACATATCCATCAAGCCATCCTCAAGGTACTGCACGTAAAGTTACAAACAGACTGAGAGAAATCATGATTGCGGAATTAATTGCAATTAACGGGTACCAAAGCCACCTTGCTAACTCCAACATGATAAATGTAAACGAGGTCTGGCATCATATAATGCTAGATGAAATAAGGCACTATGAAACCGTTCTCAACCTTCTGAGAAAATATGACCCTGTCCAGTATAAAGCCTCTTTAGAACAACACGAGGATTCCCTCAAACCCAAATCACCCATGCAACTGTATAATCCGTCTTATGACAAGCAGATAATACTTAATAATATAAGAGAAGCTATTAAAGGAGAATTAGAAGCTGTAATACTATATGAGGAAGAAATTGAGGCATATTCTTCGTACAAGGATATAAAAATTGCAATTCAAGCCATAATTAATGACGAAAAGGAACACGCCGAACACTTAACACAGGTTATGAAAAAGTATGAAAGCGAGCAATTTATCTATATAAAGGAAAAAGGAAAAAGTGAGTATCAAAGACGTGGGAAACCTTAAAAATTCCCACGTTTTTGTGTTTTATTCCTCTACAGATATTGGCTGGATACGTAGGTATACAACAAGTTATCTGTCCAATATTATCAGGTAAACAGTTGGTTCCTCAAAATTCTCTCTAGAAATCAACAACTTTTCATATTTTTATTTAATGTGCATTTGTAGGCTTAATGAATATATAGTGATTTTTTTATATAAATTAAGACAAACATTCTTACATTGGCAGATCTCGCATATATATTTCTTAGGGGGGTATTGCATGTTTATCTTGATAAATAGGAACAAATTATACTGGATCTTTAGCGTTTTTTTATTATTAATTGCTCTTTTTTTTGCAGTTAATACTTTTGTTATCAAAGGCAACTTTACAAGACATGCAACTAATAATCAACAGCAATTTCTGATATTTGTACATATAGATGAAAAAACACTTTATTTATTTGAAAATGAAAAATGTATAAAGAAATACCCTATTGCATCGGGAAAACCCGGATGGCCCTCCCCTATAGGAGAATGGAAAATAGTTGAGAAAAGCCAATGGGGAAAAGGCTTTGGCGGAAGGTGGCTGGGGTTGAATGTCAGATGGGGTAATTACGGGATTCATGGTACTCAAGATGAATCCTCAATTGGAAGGTCGGCAAGCCATGGCTGCATACGTATGTATAACAGGGACATAAAAGAACTTTACGATATAGCTCCTTTGGGAACAGCAGTTGTTATTCGTAACGGGCCATTCGGACCCTTTGGAACCGGTTTCAGAAATCTGAAGCCGGGAGACAGGGGGTCAGATGTTCTAGCCGTTCAGGAAAGGCTTAAGCAGCTTGGATATTTTAACGGCTATGAATCCGGTATATATGAGGATGACTTGAAAGAAGCTATTTTTCAATTCCAGAAAGACCATAATCTCAAAGTTAAAATTACCATTACTACAGTCGATTATAATGCAATGGGCTATACAGAATTTGAATAGATATAACCAGAGTTTACTCTACAATCTGACCATGTTTTTCATAATTGGTTTTACGTGTAATACGATTATTATCGTCAACAAATACTACATTGGGTTTATGCTTCTGGGCTTCTTCCTTGGTCATCTGTGCATATGCCATGATAATAACTTTATCGCTTACCTGTGCATACCTGGCAGCTGCACCATTTAGACAAATAATCCCCGAACCCTTTTCACCTGCAATTGTATATGTTTCCAGTCTTATACCATTGTTAATATTTACCACACAAACCTTTTCATACTCCATAATCCCCGCTGCTTCTAATAAATCTTGATCTATAGTAATACTTCCCACATAGTTCAATTCTGCTTGAGTCACTGTAGCTCTATGGATTTTTCCACTTAATAATGTAATATTCATACCTAACCTCATAAAATAATAAAAATAAATCAGATTGTTTAATCGGGTATAAAGGAAAAATTGTCAATAAGTCTGACATTTCCTATATAAACCGCCATTGCTATCAGAACAGGTCTGTCTATAGTATCAACCTGCTGCATTGTCATTGTATCTACAGCTTTTAAATAATCTATCCTTGCTAACGGCTCCTGATCTATGATAGCTTTCATTTTTTTTAAAAGAACATCTGTTTCCCTACACCCTTTTTTTACCATATCTTTACCTGTAAAAATTGATTTGCTTAGTACTAATGCTGCTCTTCTTTCTTCACTGTTCAGGTAGGTATTCCTGGAGCTTTTGGCAAGACCGTCTTTTTCACGGATAATTGGACAACCAACTATTTCAATATCCATGTTTAGGTCCCTTACCATTCTTTTTACAATGACCAGCTGCTGTGCATCCTTCTCACCGAAATAAGCCCTGTCAGGATTTACAATATTCAGTAGCTTATTAACAATCGTACATACTCCCTTGAAATGCGACGGGCGGCTAAGTCCGCATAACTCCTCGGTAAGAACAGACATATCTACAGAAGTACAGAAGCCCTCCGGGTACATCTCCCCCGGTTCAGGACTGAATATTAAATCCGCACCTAATTCTTCACAATACTTTAGATCCTTTTCCAAGTCCCTGGGGTACTTTTCCAAATCCTCTGTAGGTCCAAACTGCATTGGATTTACAAAAATACTAACCACTACCTTTGAATTTTCTCGAGCTTTTAAAATAAGACTTCCGTGTCCTTCATGTAAATAACCCATTGTGGGGACAAGACCAACCGATAATCCTTGTTTTTTCCAGTCTTTTACTATGTTTTTTACTTCATGTATAGTATTAACTGATTTCATAGCTTTTCCTCCGAAATCAACTTGTCAATAACAGCTTCATCTATCTTATATGAATGTTCAAGACCCGGAAAAGTCGAATCCTTGATTTCACAAATGTATTTTTTAAATGCCGATTTCATTTCTGAACCTAAATCAGCATATTTTTGGACAAATTTAGGAGTAAAATCAGAATAAATACCCAGCATATCCTGATATACTAGTACCTGTCCATCACAGTATTTTCCTGCACCTATACCAATTGTAGGTATCGATAGTTTTTTTGTTATAATTTTTGAAAGCTCTGCCGGAACACATTCCAGTACAACAGCAGTTGCACCCGCAGCCTCAACCGCTTTGGCATCATCAATTAATTTGATGGCAGCCGCTTCATCTTTTCCCTGTACTTTAAACCCTCCGAAAGAATTTATGGACTGGGGTGTCATACCCAAATGCGATATCAAAGGTATTTTTGCATCTACAATAGCTTTTATCTGGGGGCACACTTCCTTGCCACCTTCAAGCTTCACTGCATGTGCATTTCCTTCTTTTACCAGCCTCCCTGCATTTACTACTGCATCATAAACAGAAGTCTGGTAAGACATAAAGGGCAAATCTGCAACAACAAATGCATACTTGCACCCCCTTGCAACTGCAGCCGTATGGTGTATCATATCCTCCATTGTAACAGATAAAGTATTTTCATAACCAAGCATAACCATTCCCAGTGAGTCCCCCACCAGGATACAATTCACTCCTGCTTCATCCATCAATTTTGCTGTAGAATAATCGTATGCTGTCAGCATACTGATTTTATCGCCGTTTCTTTTCTGGTTTTGAATAGACGCAGCTGTATTTTTAGATCTATTTTCTTCTACTGTCATTTAACTAACACCTCTATTTGCTTTTTTGTAAGTCTAATTATGCTCTAAAAGATTTTCCAATTCAACGTAATTATTTTCTGGATTTTTTTCTTTTGCTATATCAATCAATTTTTTAGATAACGAAATATATATTTCTTTCTCTTCCTCTGATAGAATCTGAAGATGCTTTCGTACTGTCATTACATCATTTCGTTCAACAGGCCCTGTCAGTGCCTCTACCAACCCCTGTTTTTCAATATTTTCAATGGCATGTCCCATTAGAAAAAGAACTGATTTTATGGCTTCATTCCGGCTAAAGCCGCATTGCTCAAGAATGTCAGTTCCCTGTCCGGCAAGTGCAATGACCTGATTACTGGCAAATACAGCTGCTGCATGATATTTTATCTTTTGAGTTGAATCAATTATTCTGGTATCGTTTCCAAGCCCTCTGAACAATTCCTCAACTTCCTGCAAATGCTCCCGGCTTCCCTCAATTGTAATCAATGCATTATAAAGTTCTTTATATGAAGCTGTTTTACTGCTACAAGAAAAAAGAGGATGGATTGAATAGCCAAATCCCCCTTTTTTGTCAATTCCCGTAAATATGTCTGATGACAATGCACCTGAACAATGACAAATTATTTTACCTTTTATAGATAGTTGTTTTACAATATTCCATACTTTCTCTATTGAATTATCAGTTGTTGTAATAAATATCATATCACTGCTTTTAACAAGCTCGCTTACTGATGTAAATAACCCTGACCGAGTAAAATCTGCAGCCTCCTGTGCCGCATTTATATCAGTATCAAAGTATCCTGTCAATTCAATATTGTTTTGTTCAAAGTACTTCCCAAAAGTATTACCTACTTTTCCTGCTCCAATGAATCCTACATTCATTACCTAAAACCTCAACCTACATATTATTGAATAGTTAACTGTATTATATGTATAATATACTTTTTGGAGGTGTTCTTGTCAACCTTTTACAAATATCATAAAAATGCAGGTTTTATGGGGATTTTATTGTGAGGTTACCTTGAAAGTCCAAATTTTACTAATTTAGGGATAAAAAGGGGGACGTTACAAAACTTATCTTGTTTTGTAACAGTCCCTTTTGTATATCCTTATTAAAATTCAAATTTATTTTCAAAATATGCTGCAAGATCTTCAATTTTAATTCTTACCTGCTGCATGGTATCTCTGTCTCTGATAGTAACACTCTTGTCTTCAAGTGAATCAAAATCAAAGGTAATGCAATATGGTGTTCCTATCTCATCCTGTCTTCTGTATCTCTTACCTATGCTTCCTGTTTCATCATACTCGCAGTAATAGCTCTTAGCCAGCATCTGATAAACCTTGTCAGCATCCTCACCCAGTTTCTTTGATAAAGGAAGAACAGCTATCTTTACAGGTGCCAGTGCAGGATGGAATCTTAAAACAGTTCTTACATCGCCTTCTGCAACCTCTTCTTCGTCATATGCTTCACAAAGGAACGCAAGGGTAACTCTATCAGCACCCAAGGATGGTTCTATACAATATGGAACATACTTCTCATTTGTAGTAGGATCAAAGTATGACAAGTCGTCTTTTGAATGAGTCATATGCTGTTTCAGGTCAAAATCTGTTCTGTCTGCAATTCCCCAAAGTTCTCCCCAACCAAAAGGAAACAAGAACTCAATATCAGTAGTTGCATTACTGTAATGTGAAAGTTCTTCTTTTTCGTGGTCACGAA
This genomic stretch from Ruminiclostridium cellulolyticum H10 harbors:
- a CDS encoding Rossmann-like and DUF2520 domain-containing protein, yielding MNVGFIGAGKVGNTFGKYFEQNNIELTGYFDTDINAAQEAADFTRSGLFTSVSELVKSSDMIFITTTDNSIEKVWNIVKQLSIKGKIICHCSGALSSDIFTGIDKKGGFGYSIHPLFSCSSKTASYKELYNALITIEGSREHLQEVEELFRGLGNDTRIIDSTQKIKYHAAAVFASNQVIALAGQGTDILEQCGFSRNEAIKSVLFLMGHAIENIEKQGLVEALTGPVERNDVMTVRKHLQILSEEEKEIYISLSKKLIDIAKEKNPENNYVELENLLEHN